The genomic DNA GATCCAGATCCTGACCGGTGAACGCGAACCAGCCCGAGCGTAAACGTTCGTGCACAGTCAGTTCGATGTAGTCGTCGATGTCATCCACGATGCGTGCAGCGGCGTAGATCTGCGCGCCGACAATCATGATCGCGGCGGCGGTAAGGCCGACCGGCCCGGCAAACTGAAATCCCATCAGCGTTGCTGCGCCGAGTGCCAGCGACAGCCCGGCGCTGAACACACTGAGCCCGCCGGTGACGTAAAGATCCTGGGCTTTTTTGCCTTCGGCACTGGCAGCGTCGCTGAATGATTTGACGGCCGTGTACACGTCAAAGGGCAGGGTGAGCGCGCTGGCGATCAGTCCCGAGCCGCGAACCAGTCGGCTGCCTGCCGTGGTTTTGCCGAACTGCTCGAACGTCAGGGCGCCATTGCGGATCATGCTTTCGCCGGTTTTTGTCAGGGCATATTCCAGTCCGAGTGAAGCGATCTCGGCCGCCGCGCCGCCGCCATTGATCGCCGCTTCATTCCAGTCACTGTTTTTCAATGCTTCTATCGTTCCTCGATAGGCACTGTACAAACCGTACATCTGCATGCCTGCGCCCATCGTGGTCATCGCACGGCTTTTGGTTTTATCGATCCAGCCGGGCATTTGATCAAGTTGTGAGGCGTCTTGTATTTCCACACGCTGCACGGCGTTCAGTACATTGCACACTTTGTTCATTGCCTGGGCGTGCTCGCCCGCCGACATTTTTTTCATCAGCGGGACAGCATTGTTCGAACGCAACGTTGCGATCTCGAACATCAGTGTTGAAACCAGGTGGCCATCCTGTTCAGTGGCCGAGAGCATGCGCGCAGTGACCTTGGCGGGATCGAGTTGCAGGCCATCGATAATGGCTTGATCGGCTTGCGCGAAATACAGGTTGGCGGGCGTGATGGTCTGCCCGTCGATAGTTGCCCCCAGCCGCATGAGTTCCTGGCGGGTGACGGCCACTGCCCCCAACCTCAATGGCCCGAACAGGTGGTCTACAGCCTTGAAGTCCGGAACGTTGGCTGAAACTTGTGAAGTATCAACACTTGTACGGTCTGGTAGTGCGCTGGAAGAGGGGGCGATATCGGTAATGGTGTAATGGGGAAGTTGCTTGTTGTGGTGCTTGGTTGTTTTTATTGAATCGCTCAAAAGTGGGTTTCCTGATTGCAGTCATTGTGTTTTGAACACGGTGAGATGCGTTCAATGTGGCACGGCGCGACTGCGCAATCAGTGGCTATTGTTTTGCTGTTTGTTTTGTCGTGTCTTGTATGGAAGTTGCTGTTGAATGTTTATTGTGTTCGCAAATTTTTTCAGGTGTAAAACCTGGACTTATTTGAAATGGACTTCATGGTTGTTGCGAGAACAAGGCTTTATGGTTGTCGTGCCCATTGCGGTTCAGGCAAGGGCACGACGACAGTCCTCGTCAGTAGGCGTAACGCAGCATGGCGTTCGGCAAATGGCGTAAGGCAAAGAATCCGAACAGCGCGACCAACGCTGGCAGCACCAGCCACCAGACCTTTTGCGGCATCGCACCCAGCGGCGCCTGGCGCTGGCTGAGCCACAGACTGGCCGCGCAGACGCACGTCGCCAACATCGCACCGGCCAGCACATCGGTCGGCCAGTGAGCGCCCAGATAGACCCGCGACAAGGCGATCGCCAGCGCCGGAATGCAGGCGAGCAACAGCCAGGTCAGGCGCATGCGCGGCGGCTGTCCGCGACCGGCGAGAACGGCGAGGGTCAGAAACAGGGCGAACGAGCCGGAAGCGTGGCCACTGGGCATGCTGTAGCTGGTCAGCGGGTCGGCCAGTACTTCCGGACGGACCCGGGCGAAGAACAGTTTGGTTCCGGTGTTGGCCAGCGCCGTGACCAGCAGCGTGCCGCCGGTGAAGATTGCCTGGCGCCATTGCCGACAGAGCAGCAACAAACCGGTAAGCAGGGCGCTGAACAGCAGCATGTTGCGAAATTCGCCGATCAGGGTAAACGTGACGGCGATTTCATCCAGCATCGGTTGCCGATGTTCCTGCACCAGCGTCATCACGCCCTGATCGAGGGCGGTCAGGTAGGGATAACCGATGAACAGGCCAATCAGAATCAACAGGCTCATGCTGCTGATCCAGATCGTCGCACGGCGGTGGCGGCGCAAACTGCTGTTGACGCTAAGGCCGACCATGGCGGCGATACTGCCGGCGACGATACCGGCTTCAAGCCAGAAACCTTCTGGCAAAGGCAGCCGGAAGGCCGCGCCGGTGGCCCAGCCCGGCAACAGATAGGCCAGGCTCCAGCCTGCAGCGGCCAACAGGCTGACGGCGGCGAAGCGCGGGAAAGGCATGTCGCACATGCCGGCAACCATCGGCAGCATAGGGCGCAGCGGGCCGATAAAGCGTCCGACCAACAGGCTGGCGATCCCATAGCGCTGGAAGTAGGTTTCGGCGCCGGCCATCCATTCCGGGTGATGGCGCAGGCCCGGCAGGCGCCGGATGTTCTGGTGGAAATGCCGCCCGAGGAAATACGAGATCACGTCGCCGAGAATCCCGCCGAGAAAGCCCAGCAACAGGGTTTCACTCAACGACAATGCACCGCTGCCGGCCAGCACCGCGATGGCGAACAAGAGCACCGTGCCGGGCACGATCAACCCGGCAATCGCCAGGCATTCAACGCAAGCCACGATGAATACCGCGATTGCCAGCCACTGTGGATTGGTCGCCAGCCACCCGGTCACGCTATCGAGCCATGGGCCCATACAGACAACTCCATCAAATCTTCAATTGGCCCGTGTGGGAGCGAGCCTGCTCGCGAAGAGGGTGTGTCAGGCGAAACAACGATGGCTGACCCAGCGCTATCGCGAGCAAGCTCGCTCCCCCAGGGAATTTCTTCTACTTCAAATCTGCTTCTAGCCTGGGCAATACAAAATAATCCTGGCCTTCGACCTGACCCCGGCGCAGCGGGTTCCGCGTACACCATTGGGCATAAGTCGCGTCAACGAAGCGGTACATCAGGTGTTCATCGCGGCCGTGGGGAATGCCCAGGCGCGTGGTTTGAATAATGTGCGCAGGCGCAGGCCCGGTGTCTTCCACCAGCAACACTTCATGGTCGAAACGCTTGGCGTCCCACACCGGCACCTTCAAGCCCAGTGCCTTGCACAATAACGTCTGGCCGGCGCAGAGCTTTTGCGACGGGCGCGGGCGACCCTGTGCATCAGGATTGTTCAGCAACATCTGCGCCAGACTCGCCGGTCCGCTGATCTCGTCGACCCACGGATAGGCGGATTTGATCAGTACCGCATTGCCCGGGCCCTGCGCACTGAAGTTCAGCGAATCACCGCCACGGGCGTAATACATATAGATGTGGCCGCCATCCAGAAACAAAGCCTTACGCTTTTCTGTGTAGCCAAGCGAGGCGTGGCTGCCTTTTTCCGCGCAGTAATACGCTTCGGTTTCGATGATCCGCGCGCTGAGCCACAGATCGCCGACCCGATGGCGGATGACTTTGCCGAGCAGATCCTGTGCGAGGACTTGGGCGTCGCGGTCGAAAAAAGCGTCCGCAAGTCCCCGTGGCAGGCGCTCGGCGCTGTTGCGAACGGTCAGGTTGGGCATGGCGGGCAAGGCTTATCCAGGCAGAAGAGGTCGGAATGATAACAATCCGAGGCTTAATTACGGCTGAAGATTGGCAATTTGTAGTCCATTTCGACCATCCGCCCGTCACCGCTGTTAGTCCCGGGACGCGACAGCTATAATCTGCCGCTTTCCTCTTTGCCAAGACCCCAGCAGACCATGACTGAGTCCGTTCTTGACTACATGACCCGATTGGGTCGCGCCGCCCGCGAAGCCTCCCGGGTCATCGGCCGTGCCAGCACCGCGCAGAAAAACCGCGCCTTGCAGGCTGCTGCCAATGCTCTGGACGCCGCTCGCGCGGAGCTGGCCGCAGCCAATGAACAGGATCTGGCCGCCGGTCGCGCCAACGGTCTGGAGCCTGCGCTGCTGGAACGTCTGGAACTGACCCCGGCACGCATCGACGGCATGATCGTCGGCCTGCGTCAGGTCGCAGCGCTGCCGGACCCGGTCGGCGCCATCCGTGACATGAGCTTCCGCCCGTCGGGCATTCAGGTCGGCAAGATGCGCGTGCCGCTCGGTGTGATCGGGATCATCTACGAATCCCGTCCCAACGTGACTATCGATGCCGCCAGTCTGTGCCTGAAGTCCGGCAACGCAACCATCTTGCGCGGTGGTTCCGAGGCGATTCACTCCAACCGTGCCATTGCTGCCTGCATTCAGCGCGGTCTGGCCGAGGCCGAACTGCCAGCTGCGGTGGTGCAAGTGGTGGAAACCACCGACCGCGCCGCCGTTGGCGCGATGATCACCATGCCCGAATACGTCGACGTGATTGTGCCGCGCGGTGGCCGGGGCCTGATCGAACGTATCAGTCGCGATGCCCGGGTGCCGGTGATCAAGCATCTGGATGGCATCTGCCACGTCTATGTCAGCGAGCACGCCGACCTGGCGAAAGCCCAGCGCATCGCCTTCAACGCCAAGACCTATCGTTATGGCATCTGTGGCGCGATGGAGACCTTGCTGGTCGATCAAACCGTAGCGAAGGATTTCCTGCCGTCGATGGCTGCTCAGTTCCGCGAAAAAGGCGTCGAACTGCGTGGTTGCGAGCGCACCCTGGCGATCATCGAGGCCGTGGCGGCCAGCGAAGACGACTGGAACACCGAGTATCTGGCGCCCATCTTGTCGATCCGTGTGGTCGATGGGCTGGACCAGGCGATCGAACACATCAATCATTACGGCTCGCACCACACCGACTCGATCGTCAGCGAAAACCTCGCCGACACCCGGCGGTTCGTGGCCGAAGTCGACTCGGCGTCGGTGATGATCAACACCCCGACCTGCTTCGCCGATGGATTTGAATACGGATTGGGTGCCGAGATCGGCATTTCTACTGATAAGCTGCACGCCCGCGGCCCGGTGGGCCTCGAAGGACTGACCTGCGAGAAGTACGTCGTGGTCGGTGATGGCCAGTTGCGCGGCCAGGCGACGGTCTGACTTGACCGACCTCGACCTGACAGCGCCGCAAACCGGCAGCGAATCCCGACCTCGGCGCATCGGCATCCTGGGCGGCACGTTCGACCCGGTGCACATCGGCCATTTGCGCGGTGGGCTGGAGGTCGCCGAGGCGTTGGCACTGGATGAGCTGCGCCTGACGCCCAGCGCGCGACCGCCACACCGTGATACGCCGCAGGTGTCGGCGCAGGATCGGCTGGCGATGGTTGAGTGCGCGGTGGCCGGAGTGCCGCCGCTGGTGGTAGACGCCCGCGAATTGCAGCGGGACAAACCGTCTTACACCATTGATACCCTGGAGTTGATGCGTGCTGAAATGCCCGCAGAAACCCAGGTTTTTCTGCTTTTGGGCTGGGACGCATTTTGCGGCCTGCCCACTTGGCACCGCTGGGAAGAGTTGCTCCAGCATTGCCACATCCTGGTGCTACAGCGCCCGGACGCCGACAGCGAACCGCCGGATGCCTTGCGCAACCTGCTGGCAGCGCGTTCGGTGAGCGACCCGCTGGCCCTGAAAGGGCCGAGCGGACAGATTGCATTCGTCTGGCAGACACCGCTCGCGGTTTCCGCCACCCAGATCCGTCAACTGCTGGCCAGCGGTAAGTCGGTACGTTTCCTGGTGCCCGACGCGGTCCTGGCCTACATCGATGCGCACGGTCTGTACCGTGCGTCGAACTGAACAAGGCGTGCTTCACTGATACGAATCACCGTATCCCTAGCCGCCGAATATACGAGCAAAACGAGTTTTATATGACTGACAAAGACCAAACCAAAGTAAAGCGCAAAGGCACATTCAAGAGCGCCCCGCTGCCAGAACCGGTCAACACCAATGAGCCGCTGAAGGGCGACGAACTGGTCAAGCTGGCTGTAGCCGCGCTGGAAGACGTCAAGGCGCAAGACATCCAGATCATCGATGTTCGCGACAAGCAGAGCATCACTGACTACATGATCATCGCCACCGGTACGTCCAACCGCCAGATCAACGCGATGCTCGACAAGGTTCGCGAAGAAGTCAAAAAGCAGGGCGCCAAGCCGCTGGGCGAAGAAGGCAAGGGCGACAGCGACTGGGTGCTCCTCGACCTGGATCTGGTGATCGTGCACATGATGACCGCCTCGGCACGTCAGTTCTACGACCTGGAACGCCTGTGGGCCGGAGCCGAGCAGAGCCGCGCGGCTGACGCCAAGCACCACAGCCCGGAAAACACCCACGAGCATTTCACCAAGCTCAACAAAGACCAGCTGTAAGGGATTGCTGTGCGACTGCGACTGATCGCCGTCGGTTCACGCATGCCCAAGTGGGTGGAAGAAGGCTGGCATGAATATGCCAAGCGTCTTCCGTCCGAGCTGGCGCTGGAACTGGTGGAAATACCGCTCAATACCCGTGGCAAGAATGCCGACGTGGCCCGTTTCATCCGCCAGGAAGGCGAAGCCATGCTGGCCAAGGTTGGGCAGAACGAGCGGATTGTCACGCTGGAAGTCCACGGCAAACCCTGGAGCACCGAGCAACTGGCGGTCGAACTCGACCGCTGGCGGCT from Pseudomonas baetica includes the following:
- a CDS encoding DNA-3-methyladenine glycosylase; this translates as MPNLTVRNSAERLPRGLADAFFDRDAQVLAQDLLGKVIRHRVGDLWLSARIIETEAYYCAEKGSHASLGYTEKRKALFLDGGHIYMYYARGGDSLNFSAQGPGNAVLIKSAYPWVDEISGPASLAQMLLNNPDAQGRPRPSQKLCAGQTLLCKALGLKVPVWDAKRFDHEVLLVEDTGPAPAHIIQTTRLGIPHGRDEHLMYRFVDATYAQWCTRNPLRRGQVEGQDYFVLPRLEADLK
- a CDS encoding glutamate-5-semialdehyde dehydrogenase; amino-acid sequence: MTESVLDYMTRLGRAAREASRVIGRASTAQKNRALQAAANALDAARAELAAANEQDLAAGRANGLEPALLERLELTPARIDGMIVGLRQVAALPDPVGAIRDMSFRPSGIQVGKMRVPLGVIGIIYESRPNVTIDAASLCLKSGNATILRGGSEAIHSNRAIAACIQRGLAEAELPAAVVQVVETTDRAAVGAMITMPEYVDVIVPRGGRGLIERISRDARVPVIKHLDGICHVYVSEHADLAKAQRIAFNAKTYRYGICGAMETLLVDQTVAKDFLPSMAAQFREKGVELRGCERTLAIIEAVAASEDDWNTEYLAPILSIRVVDGLDQAIEHINHYGSHHTDSIVSENLADTRRFVAEVDSASVMINTPTCFADGFEYGLGAEIGISTDKLHARGPVGLEGLTCEKYVVVGDGQLRGQATV
- the rsfS gene encoding ribosome silencing factor, coding for MTDKDQTKVKRKGTFKSAPLPEPVNTNEPLKGDELVKLAVAALEDVKAQDIQIIDVRDKQSITDYMIIATGTSNRQINAMLDKVREEVKKQGAKPLGEEGKGDSDWVLLDLDLVIVHMMTASARQFYDLERLWAGAEQSRAADAKHHSPENTHEHFTKLNKDQL
- the nadD gene encoding nicotinate-nucleotide adenylyltransferase, which encodes MASCAARRRSDLTDLDLTAPQTGSESRPRRIGILGGTFDPVHIGHLRGGLEVAEALALDELRLTPSARPPHRDTPQVSAQDRLAMVECAVAGVPPLVVDARELQRDKPSYTIDTLELMRAEMPAETQVFLLLGWDAFCGLPTWHRWEELLQHCHILVLQRPDADSEPPDALRNLLAARSVSDPLALKGPSGQIAFVWQTPLAVSATQIRQLLASGKSVRFLVPDAVLAYIDAHGLYRASN
- the rlmH gene encoding 23S rRNA (pseudouridine(1915)-N(3))-methyltransferase RlmH, whose amino-acid sequence is MRLRLIAVGSRMPKWVEEGWHEYAKRLPSELALELVEIPLNTRGKNADVARFIRQEGEAMLAKVGQNERIVTLEVHGKPWSTEQLAVELDRWRLDSRTVNFMVGGPEGLAPEVCARADQRWSLSPLTLPHPLVRILIGEQLYRAWTVLSGHPYHK
- a CDS encoding bifunctional DedA family/phosphatase PAP2 family protein; protein product: MGPWLDSVTGWLATNPQWLAIAVFIVACVECLAIAGLIVPGTVLLFAIAVLAGSGALSLSETLLLGFLGGILGDVISYFLGRHFHQNIRRLPGLRHHPEWMAGAETYFQRYGIASLLVGRFIGPLRPMLPMVAGMCDMPFPRFAAVSLLAAAGWSLAYLLPGWATGAAFRLPLPEGFWLEAGIVAGSIAAMVGLSVNSSLRRHRRATIWISSMSLLILIGLFIGYPYLTALDQGVMTLVQEHRQPMLDEIAVTFTLIGEFRNMLLFSALLTGLLLLCRQWRQAIFTGGTLLVTALANTGTKLFFARVRPEVLADPLTSYSMPSGHASGSFALFLTLAVLAGRGQPPRMRLTWLLLACIPALAIALSRVYLGAHWPTDVLAGAMLATCVCAASLWLSQRQAPLGAMPQKVWWLVLPALVALFGFFALRHLPNAMLRYAY